A stretch of Apodemus sylvaticus chromosome 18, mApoSyl1.1, whole genome shotgun sequence DNA encodes these proteins:
- the LOC127668879 gene encoding high mobility group protein B1-like: MVKGDPKKLRDKMSSYAFFVQTCWEEHRKKHPDASVNFSEFSKKCSERWKTMSAKEKGKFEDMAKADKARYEREMETYIAHKGETKQKFKDPSVPKRSPYAFFLFCSEYHPKIKGEHPGLYIGDVAKKRGEMWNNTAADDKKPCEKAAKL; the protein is encoded by the coding sequence ATGGTCAAGGGAGATCCTAAGAAGCTGAGAGACAAAATGTCCTCATATGCATTCTTTGTGCAAACTTGCTGGGAGGAGCACAGGAAGAAGCACCCGGATGCTTCTGTCAACTTCTCAGAGTTCTCCAAGAAGTGCTCAGAGAGGTGGAAGACCATGTCTgctaaagaaaaggggaaatttgaaGATATGGCAAAGGCTGACAAGGCTCGTTATGAAAGAGAGATGGAAACCTACATTGCCCACAAAGGGGAGACCAAACAGAAGTTCAAGGACCCCAGTGTACCCAAGAGGTCTCCTTATGctttcttcttgttctgttcTGAGTACCACCCCAAAATCAAAGGCGAGCATCCTGGCTTATACATTGGTGATGTTGCAAAGAAACGAGGAGAGATGTGGAACAACACTGCAGCAGATGACAAGAAGCCCTGCGAGAAGGCTGCCAAGCTTTAG